DNA sequence from the Dethiosulfovibrio faecalis genome:
AAGGTCGGGAGGACTGGAAAAAATACTACGACAACTCGATCGTCGTGCCAGGTCCGGAGACCGAGGCTCTCGGTAAAGCCGCCGAGGAGGCCGGTGCGTTTTTGAGCATCGGAGTGTCGGAACGGGACTCCCTATCGGCGACGCTCTACAACTCCAACCTGCTGTTCTCCCCGGAAGGAGAGCTGCTCTTCTCCCACAGGAAACTGAAACCCACCGGCACAGAGCGGGTGGTATGGGGGGACGGTGACAAAGGGCTCTTTCCCGTGGCGGAATCGCCCTGGGGACCGATCGGAAGCCTGATCTGCTGGGAAAGCTACATGCCCCTGGCCAGGGTCGCCCTCTACGAAAAGGGAGTGACCCTCTACATCTCTCCCAACACCAACGACAACGAGGAATGGCAGTCCACCATCCGCCACATCGCCATAGAGGGACGGTGCTACTTCGTCAACTGCGACATGTACTTCACAAAGGACACGTACCCCAAGGACCTGAACTGTTCCGACGAGATAGCCAAACTGCCGGAGACGGTCTGCCGTGGCGGAAGCTGCGTCATAGATCCCTACGGTCACGCCGTGACTGAGACCATATGGGACGAGGAAACAATCATATTCGCCGAGCTGGACATGCAGAAGGTGCCCGCCAGCCGAATGGAGTTCGACCCCTGCGGCCACTACTCCCGACCGGACGTGCTGAAACTGGTGGTGCAGGATAAATAATCGATCACCTCGTTTAGGTTATCGTACGAGACAGTCGGCTTTCTTGGAAAGCCGACTGTCTTTTAGTCACAAGAGGACTACTACCGTTTATCCGCAGGAGAGTTGTCGAGATACCCATCCACCAACGTCATCAAATCGTCCTCGTCTTTCGGATTATCGGCTTAATGTTACGAGATCTTCGGTCTCATCTACGCCCATACCGTGAGTCCTCCTAACCTTGGATTGTCAGGAACTAAGCGAAAGTTCCACTTCGACACCCTTTATGCTACCATCCTACCTAACGGTAGGAGAAAATCCATCAGGAGGCATCTACAATGAAAAACTCTCTGGATAAACTGACTATAAGAGGTTTTAAGTCGATTCAGTCCCTCGACAATTTTGAACTTAGAAACCTAAACGTTTTTATCGGTGGCAACGGGGCTGGAAAAAGCAACCTGATAGACTTTTTCCGACTGCTTAGAAACCTCATAGATGGCAACCTGAACTATTACGTCCGTATGTCTGGAGGAATCAGTGATCTGCTCTTTAACGGTCGCAAGACCACCCATAAAATGGAGTTCGAAGCTTATTTCGGCCAACGAGGCTATCGTTTCAGCATAACTCCCGGCCCGGCAGAAGATTGCATATTAACCGAAGAGGCTCGATACTATGACAACAGCTCTAGCGGTTGGTGGAAACTAACGGGAGAAAGAAGAGAAAACGAATCCTTGTTAGTGAAAGAAGCAAAGAGCAAAATCAAAGATTCAGAGTACAGCAGCCCTGTCTACGACGCTATTTCATCCTGGCAGATATATCATTTCCACGATACCGGCTCAACGGCAGGTATGAGGCACTACGAAATCGTCCAGGACGACAAAAATCTACGCTTCGACGGATCAAACATCGCACCATATCTCCTTAGGCTCAAGAACGAACACGTACAGGAATACCGGGAAATCCTGGACGCAGTGCGTCTGGTTACACCCTTTCTCGATGATTTCATCCTTGAGCCATCGTTATTCGGCGAAAGGGAGAAGGTCAATCTTTCATGGACTCAAAAAGGATCGGACTACCCCATGCAACCGTACCATCTTTCCGACGGTTCAATACGGTTCGTCTGTCTCGCAACGGCGCTTCTTCAACCGGCCCCCCCATCCACGATCATAATAGACGAACCAGAACTAGGGCTTCACCCTTTCGCCATAGCTATACTGGCGGAACTAGTTCAAAATGCGTCGGACAGAACGCAGTTGATCGTAGCGACACAATCGCCAAAATTCATAGATCACTTCGAGCTGGAAGATATCGTAGTAGTCAACAGGAAAGACGGCTCGTCCGATTTCAAACGTCTACAGAGGGCGGAATATGCCACCTGGCTGGATGATTACTCGGTAGGAGAGCTGTGGGACAAAAACGTCATCCCCGGAGGACCTCGCCATGAATGACTACATCGAAGTAGTCGCTATTGTGGAAGGACAGACGGAACAGGCCTTCATAAATTATATTTTAGGAGAGTATCTCTACACAAAGAACATCTTCATAACCCCTATCATGGCATCTAAGCCAGGACAAAAGGGAGGAGATGTTAAATTTGCCAGAGTAAAAAGGGACATTAGTCATCAACTGAAACAACGAAAAGATACGTTTTTAACTACCTTCATAGATTTCTACGGTATAGACAAAAAATGGCCCGGTGTCGATAAGGCGGTGGGACAGACAACACCTTCGATACAAGCGAAAACCCTAAACGACGCCACTAAACGGGAAATCGGTGAAAGTTTCCCCGACTTAGACTCAGATAGACGATTTATCCCTTACGTATCTATACATGAGTTCGAGGCTCTGCTTTTCAGCGACACGGAGGTTCTCTCGAGACACCTTGACGTTCCCTTAAAAAAGATCGATAAAATCATAGGACAATGCAAGGAACCAGAAAGAGTGAATAACTCACCGGATACCGCTCCGTCTAAAAGACTAAAAAAACTAAGCTCCAGGTTCCAGAAAACGACCATGGGAATAGCGATAGCGAAAGAGATAGGGATTCCCAAGATGCGTAAGAAATGCCCGGTTTTCAATGCCTGGCTCTCTGAGATAGAATCCTTGAGATAAGACGATTCAGACGAATCCATTTTCTCATCCTTGACATCTCCCCCTGCATGCCCTAGAATCCTCCTCAACTTACCGAACTCTGAAAGGAGAACCGCGAGATGAATATAAACGTAATCGTCAATAGCCTCGCCCTATCGCTAACCATCGACCGCGGAGTCTCCCTCCGGAGTCGTCGGTAGCGTTTACCTCGTCTATCGATAACGACCTTCCAAGGGCCGATTTCGCACAGTCTTGCGGATCGGCCCTTTTCATTTCTCTCGGGTCCTCCCAAGACCGTGCGCACAAAAACGCAAGGAGGACAACATGAAGAGAACCCTCGCATCTCAGATAATAGCCAGCCACACCACGGATCCCGTCAAAGAGGGAGCCATCTGCCGGGTATCGGTGGACTTCGCCTTCGTAAACGACATCACCGCTCCTCCCGCCATAGACGCCATGGCGGCCATGGGAAGAAACCGGGTATTCGATCGGAAGCGATGCGCCATAGTTCCGGACCACTTCACCCCCAACAAGGACATAGCCTCGGCGGAGCAGGCAAAAAAATCCCGTATATTCGCCTCGGAGCAGGAAATGCTCTACTGGGAGGTTGGACGGGCCGGCATCGAGCACGCCATGCTTCCCGAAAAAGGCTACATACTCCCTGGCGACATCGTTCTGGGCGCCGACAGCCACACCTGCACCGGCGGCGCCATGGGAGCCTTCTCCACGGGGATGGGTTCCACCGACCTGGCCGGAGCCTGGGCCACAGGCGAGACCTGGCTCATGGTCCCTCCGACGGTACGCATAGATTTCCGGGGCTCCATATCCAGACACATCACGGGAAAGGACCTCATATTGGCGGTCCTGCGCGAGATATCGGTACAGGGAGCCAGATACATGGCCCTCGAGTTCGGAGGGGATGCCTTGGCCTCCATGTCGATGGACCACCGATTCACCGTGGCAAACATGGCGGTCGAAGCAGGAGGCAAGGCCGGGCTCTTCGTCCCGGACGAGACCACCCTGGCCTACGCAGAGGCTAGAGCCTCACGCCCCTTCACCGCCAGATATCCCGACGAGGGATGCGAATACGCCAAACGGGTGGAGATCGACGTGGACAAGCTCACGCCGCTGGTGGCGGCGCCCCACTCTCCGGACAACGTAAGGCCAGCATCCACCTTCGGAGACACCGAGATACAGCAGGTCTTCATCGGATCCTGCACCAACGGAAGGCTGGAGGACATGGCGGCGGCGGCATCGGTGCTCGAGGGGAAGAAGGTCCATCCGTCGGTCCGGTGCATAGTCATACCGGCGTCCTACGAGGTATATAACGCCTGTCTGGAGAAAGGCTACATCCGGACCTTCACCGAGGCAGGGGCGGCGGTCTGCACTCCGACGTGCGGCCCATGCCTGGGAGGACACATGGGGATACTGGCGGAAGGCGAGAGATGCGTGTCCACCAGCAACAGAAACTTCGTCGGCAGAATGGGACACCCGAAGAGCGAGGTATATCTGGCCAGCCCTGTGACGGCGGCCTGGAGCGCCGTCAAGGGACACATCGCCGATCCGGCGCAGGAGGAGGCATAGCCATGAGAGGAAAAGCCTGGAAATTCGGAGACCACGTGGACACAGATGTAATAATACCGGCCAGATATCTGGTCACGGCCGATCCTGAGACGCTTGGCGCCCACTGCATGGAGGACGGCGACCCCGATTTCGCTAAAAAGATATCCCAGGGGGACATCATTATCGGAGGAGAGAACTTCGGCTGCGGATCCAGCAGAGAACACGCCCCCATCGCCATAAAGGGAGCGGGGATCTCCTGCGTCATAGCTAAATCCTTCGCCAGGATCTTCTTCCGCAACTCCATAAACGTGGGGCTGCCCATCTTCGTCTGCCCCGAGGCGGCAGAGAGAATATCCCAGGGCGACGAGGTGACGGCGGACATGGAGGTCGGAGTCATCTCGGACGAGACGACCGGGGAAAGCTGGACCGTACCGGCATTTCCCGAATATCTCCGTGGAATAATCGCCGCCGGCGGACTGGTGCCCTTCGTGGCGTCCGGAGCGGGGAGATAGGGCCATGACAGTTAAGATAATAGCCCAGATCGCAGGAGACGGAATAGGTCCGGAGGTAATCAGGCAGGGACGAAAGGCGGCGGACGCCGCCACGGCCAAGACGGGGACGGATCTGGAATGGAGGACCTTTCCATGGGGAGCGTCCCACTACCTCTCCACCGGTGAGATCCTTCCGGACGACGCAGTGGAGAGGCTTTCGGAGTGCGACTCCATATATCTGGGAGCCATAGGGGATCCAAAGGTCAAGCCGGGGATACTGGAAAGAGGCATCCTTCTGACGCTGCGATTCGGCTTCGACATGTACGTGAACCTCCGTCCCGCCAGAGCCTTTCCCAAGGTACCGGTTCCGATAGCGGGAGCGGACGGCCATTCGATAGACATGCTGGTGGTCCGGGAGAACACCGAGGACCTCTACATGGGGCTCGGAGCCACCGGAGACGGAAGCATCGACGAGGCCATAGAGGCGAAAAGAGGGCTCTACGACCTGACTGGCAACGTAAAGCTGGAGACTGGACACAGGATGGCCATGCAGATGGGAATAGCCACAGAACCGGCTATCAGAAGGATAACCGCCACGGCCTGCCGCTTCGCCAAAGGACGAGGAGACGATTCGATACTTCTGGCAACCAAGGCAAACGCTATGCCCCAGCTTTACGGCTTCTGGGAGGAGATAGCCGCCGACGAGGCCAAGGCTCAGGGAATGCCGATGGAGACGATGAACGTGGACGCCATGTGCTACCACGCAGTCAGAAGCCCTTGGGATTTCGGCACCGTGCTCTGCCCCAACCTGTTCGGCGACATAGTCAGCGACCTCTTCGCCGGAATAACCGGAGGGCTTGGAGTGGCGGCGGGAGGCAACCTGGGAGACGGGCTGGGGATGTTCGAGCCCATACACGGCTCGGCCCCGGACATTGCCGGAACGGACAGGGCCAACCCTCTGGCCGCCATCCTATCGGCGGGACTGATGCTCGACTCCCTGGGAGAACACCGGGCCGCCAAGACGATAGACCGAGCGGTGGAGACCTTCCTTAGCGAAAACGACGGAGACGACCTTCCCAGAGAGATGGGAGGCCAGGCAGGCACAGAGGCGGTCGGAGACAGGGTCGCCGAGATAATAGAGAGAATCGGAGAGGAGACTCCTTGACATGAAAGACACGGTTCGCATCTTCGACACCACCTTGAGAGACGGAGAACAGGCGGCGGGCATAAACCTCAACGGAACGGAGAAACTTCAGATAGCCAGACAGCTCGCAGCCCTAGGGGTGGACGTCATAGAGGCGGGCTTTCCTGCTTCCTCACAGGGCGATTTCGACTCGGTGAGATCCATCGCCTCCGAGATAGACGGTCCGATCATAGCCGGATTGGCCAGGGCAAACGAAGGGGACATAAGAAGAGCCGCCGAGGCCGTCAGGGAAGCATCTAGAAGCAGAATACACACCTTTATCGCCACCAGTCCCATCCACATGGAGCACAAGCTCAAGATGTCTCCCGAAGAGGTCGTTAAAAGGACGACCGACGCGGTTTCCCTGGCCGCCTCTTTGGTCAAGGACGTGGAGTTCTCCGCCGAGGACGCCAGTCGATCCGATCCGGAGTTTCTCATGGAGGTCTTCACCGCAGCCATAGCCGCGGGAGCCACGACGATAAACGTCCCGGACACGGTGGGCTACGCCACCCCGGGAGAGTTCGGCGACTTCCTCTCCCGCATAATGGAGGGCACCGAGGGATCGGAAAAGGCCATATGGTCCGTCCACGTCCATAACGATCTTGGGCTGGCTGTGGCGAACTCGGTGGAGGCGGTAAGACGAGGAGCCAGACAGGTGGAATGCACCGTCAACGGCATAGGAGAGAGGGCGGGCAACGCGTCTCTGGAGGAGATAGTCATGGCCCTCAAGGTCCGCCGGGACGTTTTCTCGGTGGACACCGCGATAGATACCACCAGGCTCTACGACACCAGCCGAATGGTCTCCCGGCTCACCGGGGTCCATCTTCCGCCCAACAAGGCCATAGTGGGAGACAACGCCTTCGCCCACGAAGCGGGGATACACCAGCACGGAGTCCTCTGCAAGAGGGAGACCTACGAGATAATGCATCCCAAGGACGTTGGGGCTCCGGAGACCAAGCTCGTCATGGGGAAGCACTCTGGTCACCACGCCTTCGCCAAAGAGCTCGAATCGATGGGATACTCCCTCACCGACCAGGAGCTCAAGAGGGCCTTCTCCCTCTTCAAGGAACTCTGCGACAAGAAGGAGATGGTGACGAAAAGCGACATGGAGGCCCTTGTTGTGGACGAGATCCTCTCGATCTGCCCGGACAGAAAGTTCTCCGTCAAGGATTTCGCCGTCCACTCCGGCAGAGGAAGGGCGACCGCAGCCATATCTCTGATCGAGGGCAAAAACGAGATTCAAGACGCCGCCACGGGCAACGGCCCTGTCGACGCCTCCTACGCGGCGATAAGGAGGATCGTGGGAATAGAGCCGGAGCTGGCGGCCTACAGGATAATATCGGCAAGCGAGAAATCGGACGCCCTGGGAGAGGCCAGAGTCACCCTGCGGCACGACGACATGGAGGTCCAGGGACGGGGAGTCAGCACCGACGTGATAGAGGCCAGCATAAAGGCATACGTAAACGGCATAAACCGACTGTATCAGACCGCCGCCGCCAGAGGGGTGGAGATAGTGCGACAGAGGCAGGCCGTTTAGATTTCTAAATAAGGCGGCTCGAATCATATACGGTTCGAGCCGCCTTTTCGTATATAAACACAGGCTCTTGCGAAGACCTAATGTTTTTATAGACCCTCTAAGTATCTTTTACGGTAAAAGTCTTTTTATCTTGGTACATCGACATGGTAAATATGCTATGATCTACACATTCCAAAACAGGCAAAATAACAAAATGATCTACTTTGTGAGAGGAGGCTTTAGATTGAAGCTAAAACAAAACTTAATTTTAATCTGCATCTTGGCACTTCTGACGACGGCGTTATTCGGAACCGGAGGATGTGGAGGAGGAAGCTCTCTTCCCACAACTCCCAAGGAGATCGAACCGGGATCGGAATATGAGGGAACTCTGTCCTTTAACGATAACGGAGAGGAGACCATCCTTATGAGCACTAGGTACGAGGCTCATAATATCGAGACAAGCGCCAGCCTGCCTCCCGCAGTGGCCTTGTTCGTGACTGAGGAAAAATATCTCGACGAGACCTCCGGGAAACTGAAGGCATCGTCCAACACCTCCTTCACCACGGAAAACGACGTGGAAACATTCCTTAAAGACAGCTGGGATCCTTTTTACGATGGAAAGGACGATGAAGGAGTTAACGCTCAAGAGTTTCTCGACTTCTTGACCGAGTACAACATGCCTATGGATCAGTTCTTCCGCTTCCTCAAGGCTACAGGCGATTCCGTAAGCGAGTTGGACGACATCGTGAAGGTTTATTCGTCTCAACTGGAAGAGCTGGACGGAAAGGACGTCTTCAACGAAATAGAGTCGTTCTGCGATCTTACAGGTATAGAACTGGGTACCTATTTCACCGATGTCAAGGAGACATTCGCGACCTACTCCTCCTTTTGTTCGAAGCTTGTGGAACTTGGCACGGGACAATCGGGACTTTACAGCTCCTATGTCGACTGGTACATGGACCAAGAAACAGAGCTGGCCGACCCCTTCGACTCGTTTTTGAGCTATCTGAAGAACAAATCCAACAACGCTAAAAACGGAGAAGATAAGATCGATCCGGTAAAGATAGCAAAGTTGGGTTTGGAGGTAGTGAAGTTCGGATGGGACGTCATAAAGGACGGCAAACCCCAGCTTTCGGCGGACGGGGCCTTTACCTCCGTCCTGAGAAAGGACACCTCGGGACTGGACTACGAATACGCCAAGACGAACAAAACAGGGACCATAGAGTACAAGGTCACCGACGCTTGGATCAAGTCGTGGGTCCTGATAGATGCGAAGATGAAGGGCGTAGCCTCCTATGCAGCGACCAACCCCAATTTCGGGGGACAATATCTTCCGAACGTCCAACTGGACGTGGAAAACTCCTATGCAATATGGGGCATGAATCTCAACATAAACGCCCAGGTATCAAACGTTATAAACGCCTCTTCGGTGGCAAACCCCGATCCCGAGATAGACGTTATAGCTAAAGTCAACGCAGGATGGCTATTTCAATCGTTCGGACAATCCGCCTATTTCAAGGTCCAGGGAAGCAGAGGTATCTCTTTTAAAGGATGAAAATAAGAAAGTTTGACGTTTAGCGAAAACTTCCCCTGTTTTTTCGGGGGAAGTTTTTACTTGAAACTCAACTGAAAAAGGAGGAGCCACAATGAGATATGCTCTAGCGATACTGTCACTTTTCTTCTTATCGATAGCACCGTCTCTGACGGAGGGATCGGAAAACGGGACTATACCGAAGGGACTATCCAGGGGAGAGATTCTCCTCTCGTATTTTCAAGACACCGAGATGGATTTTCAGCTTCTTAGAAGTCTCGGAGCCGACGCGACAGGAGGAGGTTCTCCCGGAGAGATTCTTCTGGCGGCCAAAGATATAGAGGAGGGTGACCCAGCTTCCTGGTCAGCTGCCTTTCTTTCCCTCGCAGAAAGGGTCGAGACGGACGGAAGGACTCGCCTGAAAAGGGGCCACGAAATAAGCGCAGGGGAAAGCCTTCTGAGAGCAGCGTCCTATTATCGTGCGGCGGAATACTATGGCGATCCGACCTCTCCCGAAACCGCAAAGTGGGGAATGAAATGTCGAAAAGCTTTCATCGATGGGATGAAACTATCTCCCTGGGAAATAGAGGAACTGTACATACCTTTTGGAGAGGACTCTCTTCCGGGATATTTCATATCGTCTCCTTCGAACGATACGCCGAGAAAAACCCTGATAGCCCAAAGCGGTTTCGACGGTACGGCGGAGGAAATGTACTTCGCCGTGGGAGAAGCCGCCCTCAGAAGAGGATACAACGTCCTTCTCTTCGAGGGCCCGGGACAGGTGGGGAAACGTCGATTCGACAAAGAGTCTACCTTCGTTCCAGACACCTCCCCAGCTCTCAGGGCGGTGGTGGATTTCGCCCTGTCCAGACCTGAGATAGACCCTGAAAAGATCGCCCTTTACGGGGCCAGCTTCGGAGGCTATTTCGCCCTGTCCGGAGCGGTCGGGGAAAGTAGGCTGAAAGCCCTTATAGTAAACTCCCCTATAATAGACGCTCGGGAGTACTTTTTCGCCGCAGTAGGCCCCAAGTTCGTGGAGATGTTCGAGAAACAGGACCTGACGGTGGAGGAAATCCTGAAACTGCCAAAGGAAGAACTTCCTCCCAAATATCGTTTTTCCCTCCTGAACCTGTGCATCCGCTACGGCAAGCCATCCGTAAAAACCACACTGGAGGCCATGCAGGCGTTTCATGTCGACGAGGATCGTATCGAAGCCATGGAATTTCCGGCCCTGGGAATGGTGGGGGAAAAAGAGGGAACGGTACCGCTGAGCCAGGCGAAACGGTTCGAGAAACTGGCCCAAAAGGGAAGCCTCCACATATTCGAGGAAAAAAGCGGAGCCAACATCCACTGCCAGCTGGACAACATGCCCCTGTCATGGGCGGTAGCCCTGGACTGGCTTGACGAACAGTTCGACTAAAGCGATAAAGGCATGCGACAGGCCTAATCGTCGGTCGCATGCCTTTCTGCTTTTTGCGTAAATTGTCTTATACCATCCCGAAACATCTTGAAACTTTGAGATCTGTTCGTCTCAACGTCGAGGTTGAAATCCCCCTGATCCTCGTTTACTCCTTCCTCTTGCCCCTTCCAAGCGAGTCCCTTTCCATGCTCCAGAAAAAGAAAAGAAAAAGGCCAACCACGCTTCTGTCCCTTACGGCGCTGTCTAAGACACTCTCTAAGGACATAGGGTCTGCCTGAAGAGTCAACGTCTATCGATAAGACAACACAAAACATGCATCTATCGCTACTATACAAGGTAATTGGACCTTCCCACACGAACATGTGTAGACATACCACTATTTGGAGTCAAAACGGTACACCATTTTTAGCTATAGACCACCATAAGTCTGTCGCTCACGGTGGAGACCAGCTCGTCGGCGCTCTCCCTCACCAAGGGCATGACCCTGCGGTGACAGCGGAAGAACAGAAGGTACGACCACAGCACCTCGAAACCGCCTCTGTCGAACTCCGCCGCGGTGGGCAGGTATCCCCTGCACCCGTTGGTGTAGCCTCCGAAGAAGACCAGTTCGCTGCCCGCCCTCTCGGCTATATCCAAGGCTATCCCGCACATGGCCTCCTCCGGAACACCGCAGATACAGCCTTCGTCCAGAAGAAAATACTGAATCTCCATGTTCACCCTACCCTCGGTCATTCCGGCCTCTCTCAGCCCGGCGACCTCCGCCAGCCAGGAGGATCCGTCTATTCCGCAGATATCCAGAGCCTCTTTGGCGATATCCTCGGCACGGACTTTCGAGGGGATCTCGAATCTAAAATCCTTCATCTCCGACAACATCCTCAGCCTGGAAACGGGACGGACCACTATCCCGGACATCACGTCACCCACGGCCCGCTCTATCTCGTCGGCCATCTTTTCCAAAGCCTCTACGTTCTCTTCTTCAAGCCCCTTCAGAATATCCTCACCGAGGGACTCCGCCTCTCTGGAATATATCTCCAACCGCTCCCCCATGGAATTACGGAAACGGGGTCTCACGTCGCCGGAGGCACCCTGAGTGATCATCACAGGGCAGCCGTAACGTTTCTTTAGCCTCTCCCTGGCGAAGCCCACGTAGTCCGAGGAGATCTTTCGATTGTCTCCGACCAGCACGTTGGCGTGGGCGGTACACCTGAGCAAAAGGGCCTTTACATCTCCGGAGGATTCGTCCACCACCTTCAGCACCCCTACCCGCCTGTCGAGACATTCGGCATCTCCACGGCGGTTCAGGCCTATATCGCCGTAGGCCACTCCCCATCCGGCATGAACGGGAGACAGGTCCGCGACGGCTCGTGACACTCCGTCGGTCAGGCTCGACAGGAGAAAATCGACATATTCCCTCTCGAAAAGGCCGTCGGGAGCCGAATGGGTATGGGTGAAACAGACCATTATCCTCTCGGCCGGTATCCCCGACGATTGGGACAGCTCCGACCTGAGCCAGGTCGTTATCTCCACCGTGAGCCCTATGCTGTCCACCGAGATAAGGC
Encoded proteins:
- a CDS encoding isocitrate/isopropylmalate dehydrogenase family protein is translated as MTVKIIAQIAGDGIGPEVIRQGRKAADAATAKTGTDLEWRTFPWGASHYLSTGEILPDDAVERLSECDSIYLGAIGDPKVKPGILERGILLTLRFGFDMYVNLRPARAFPKVPVPIAGADGHSIDMLVVRENTEDLYMGLGATGDGSIDEAIEAKRGLYDLTGNVKLETGHRMAMQMGIATEPAIRRITATACRFAKGRGDDSILLATKANAMPQLYGFWEEIAADEAKAQGMPMETMNVDAMCYHAVRSPWDFGTVLCPNLFGDIVSDLFAGITGGLGVAAGGNLGDGLGMFEPIHGSAPDIAGTDRANPLAAILSAGLMLDSLGEHRAAKTIDRAVETFLSENDGDDLPREMGGQAGTEAVGDRVAEIIERIGEETP
- a CDS encoding 3-isopropylmalate dehydratase large subunit; translation: MKRTLASQIIASHTTDPVKEGAICRVSVDFAFVNDITAPPAIDAMAAMGRNRVFDRKRCAIVPDHFTPNKDIASAEQAKKSRIFASEQEMLYWEVGRAGIEHAMLPEKGYILPGDIVLGADSHTCTGGAMGAFSTGMGSTDLAGAWATGETWLMVPPTVRIDFRGSISRHITGKDLILAVLREISVQGARYMALEFGGDALASMSMDHRFTVANMAVEAGGKAGLFVPDETTLAYAEARASRPFTARYPDEGCEYAKRVEIDVDKLTPLVAAPHSPDNVRPASTFGDTEIQQVFIGSCTNGRLEDMAAAASVLEGKKVHPSVRCIVIPASYEVYNACLEKGYIRTFTEAGAAVCTPTCGPCLGGHMGILAEGERCVSTSNRNFVGRMGHPKSEVYLASPVTAAWSAVKGHIADPAQEEA
- a CDS encoding alpha/beta hydrolase family protein produces the protein MRYALAILSLFFLSIAPSLTEGSENGTIPKGLSRGEILLSYFQDTEMDFQLLRSLGADATGGGSPGEILLAAKDIEEGDPASWSAAFLSLAERVETDGRTRLKRGHEISAGESLLRAASYYRAAEYYGDPTSPETAKWGMKCRKAFIDGMKLSPWEIEELYIPFGEDSLPGYFISSPSNDTPRKTLIAQSGFDGTAEEMYFAVGEAALRRGYNVLLFEGPGQVGKRRFDKESTFVPDTSPALRAVVDFALSRPEIDPEKIALYGASFGGYFALSGAVGESRLKALIVNSPIIDAREYFFAAVGPKFVEMFEKQDLTVEEILKLPKEELPPKYRFSLLNLCIRYGKPSVKTTLEAMQAFHVDEDRIEAMEFPALGMVGEKEGTVPLSQAKRFEKLAQKGSLHIFEEKSGANIHCQLDNMPLSWAVALDWLDEQFD
- a CDS encoding DUF4276 family protein, whose amino-acid sequence is MNDYIEVVAIVEGQTEQAFINYILGEYLYTKNIFITPIMASKPGQKGGDVKFARVKRDISHQLKQRKDTFLTTFIDFYGIDKKWPGVDKAVGQTTPSIQAKTLNDATKREIGESFPDLDSDRRFIPYVSIHEFEALLFSDTEVLSRHLDVPLKKIDKIIGQCKEPERVNNSPDTAPSKRLKKLSSRFQKTTMGIAIAKEIGIPKMRKKCPVFNAWLSEIESLR
- a CDS encoding 3-isopropylmalate dehydratase small subunit; translated protein: MRGKAWKFGDHVDTDVIIPARYLVTADPETLGAHCMEDGDPDFAKKISQGDIIIGGENFGCGSSREHAPIAIKGAGISCVIAKSFARIFFRNSINVGLPIFVCPEAAERISQGDEVTADMEVGVISDETTGESWTVPAFPEYLRGIIAAGGLVPFVASGAGR
- a CDS encoding 2-isopropylmalate synthase, with the translated sequence MKDTVRIFDTTLRDGEQAAGINLNGTEKLQIARQLAALGVDVIEAGFPASSQGDFDSVRSIASEIDGPIIAGLARANEGDIRRAAEAVREASRSRIHTFIATSPIHMEHKLKMSPEEVVKRTTDAVSLAASLVKDVEFSAEDASRSDPEFLMEVFTAAIAAGATTINVPDTVGYATPGEFGDFLSRIMEGTEGSEKAIWSVHVHNDLGLAVANSVEAVRRGARQVECTVNGIGERAGNASLEEIVMALKVRRDVFSVDTAIDTTRLYDTSRMVSRLTGVHLPPNKAIVGDNAFAHEAGIHQHGVLCKRETYEIMHPKDVGAPETKLVMGKHSGHHAFAKELESMGYSLTDQELKRAFSLFKELCDKKEMVTKSDMEALVVDEILSICPDRKFSVKDFAVHSGRGRATAAISLIEGKNEIQDAATGNGPVDASYAAIRRIVGIEPELAAYRIISASEKSDALGEARVTLRHDDMEVQGRGVSTDVIEASIKAYVNGINRLYQTAAARGVEIVRQRQAV
- a CDS encoding AAA family ATPase, translated to MKNSLDKLTIRGFKSIQSLDNFELRNLNVFIGGNGAGKSNLIDFFRLLRNLIDGNLNYYVRMSGGISDLLFNGRKTTHKMEFEAYFGQRGYRFSITPGPAEDCILTEEARYYDNSSSGWWKLTGERRENESLLVKEAKSKIKDSEYSSPVYDAISSWQIYHFHDTGSTAGMRHYEIVQDDKNLRFDGSNIAPYLLRLKNEHVQEYREILDAVRLVTPFLDDFILEPSLFGEREKVNLSWTQKGSDYPMQPYHLSDGSIRFVCLATALLQPAPPSTIIIDEPELGLHPFAIAILAELVQNASDRTQLIVATQSPKFIDHFELEDIVVVNRKDGSSDFKRLQRAEYATWLDDYSVGELWDKNVIPGGPRHE
- a CDS encoding carbon-nitrogen hydrolase family protein produces the protein MLTLKDTCRIAVVQAAPVMFDSKASTEKAVDLAKKAAEKGAELIVFPELFIPGYPYGITYGFTVGSRTVEGREDWKKYYDNSIVVPGPETEALGKAAEEAGAFLSIGVSERDSLSATLYNSNLLFSPEGELLFSHRKLKPTGTERVVWGDGDKGLFPVAESPWGPIGSLICWESYMPLARVALYEKGVTLYISPNTNDNEEWQSTIRHIAIEGRCYFVNCDMYFTKDTYPKDLNCSDEIAKLPETVCRGGSCVIDPYGHAVTETIWDEETIIFAELDMQKVPASRMEFDPCGHYSRPDVLKLVVQDK